In Candidatus Promineifilum breve, one genomic interval encodes:
- a CDS encoding ribonuclease HII, with amino-acid sequence MARPGLYPAPNLSLERELAAHYDLVCVAGVDEAGRGALAGPVYAAAVVLPLDNASLTETLRDVADSKLLPPATRERLFDVICDAALAFGIGSVAAVEIDRAGILAATRAAMTAAVGALSPAAQGILVDGPLRLVGGKLPQRPIVRGDRQSLSIAAASILAKVSRDRTMIALDERAPGYGFARHKGYGTAEHLAALGRLGPHPEHRRSFAPLRTGLFSRTE; translated from the coding sequence ATGGCCCGCCCTGGCCTGTACCCCGCGCCTAACCTGTCGCTGGAGCGTGAGCTGGCCGCTCACTATGATCTGGTGTGCGTGGCCGGGGTCGATGAGGCCGGGCGCGGCGCGCTGGCCGGACCGGTGTATGCTGCCGCCGTGGTGCTGCCCCTGGATAATGCGTCATTAACTGAGACGCTGCGGGACGTGGCCGATTCCAAACTGCTGCCGCCGGCGACGCGCGAACGCTTATTCGACGTGATTTGCGACGCCGCCCTGGCCTTTGGCATCGGTTCCGTCGCGGCGGTCGAGATCGATCGCGCCGGCATCCTGGCAGCCACGCGGGCGGCCATGACCGCCGCCGTGGGCGCGCTGAGTCCGGCGGCGCAGGGGATCCTGGTCGACGGCCCGCTGCGGCTCGTCGGCGGCAAGCTGCCGCAGCGGCCGATCGTGCGCGGCGACCGGCAAAGCCTCAGTATCGCCGCAGCCTCCATCCTGGCTAAAGTCAGCCGCGACCGCACCATGATTGCTCTGGACGAGCGCGCGCCGGGCTACGGTTTTGCCCGTCACAAGGGGTATGGCACGGCCGAGCACCTGGCGGCGCTCGGCCGGCTGGGGCCGCATCCCGAACACCGGCGCAGCTTCGCGCCATTGCGGACCGGTTTGTTTTCGCGGACGGAATGA
- a CDS encoding cyclic 2,3-diphosphoglycerate synthase codes for MTSQRPVRTIIAGAAGRDFHDFNTVYRHNESARVIGFTATQIPNIDGRLYPPALSGPLYPDGLPIYPESELTDLIGKHEIDEVVFSYSDVSHEYVMHLASRVLAAGAGFRLMNPRQTMLKSTRPIVAVCAVRTGSGKSQTSRKVLDILKGELGYQRVVAVRHPMPYGDLAAQAVQRFASNADMDRAHCTIEEREEYEPYIDRGAVIFAGVDYEAILRQAEAEADVIIWDGGNNDLPFFRPDYHIVVVDPHRPGHEVRYHPGEANLRMADAVVINKIDTADAAGVNTVLANVRAANPTAAIVRGASPLFVDDPAAIKGKRVLVIEDGPTLTHGEMAYGAGVVAAQQFGAADIVDPRPYAVRTIADTYRKYPTTGAVLPAMGYGREQMADLEETINRTPVDMVLIATPIDLGRLVDIDKPNQRVRYELQEIGRPTLTDLLRQKFGK; via the coding sequence ATGACTTCCCAACGTCCAGTGCGCACCATCATCGCCGGGGCCGCCGGCCGAGATTTCCACGATTTCAACACCGTCTATCGCCACAACGAAAGCGCGCGGGTGATCGGTTTCACGGCCACGCAGATCCCCAACATCGACGGCCGGCTCTATCCGCCGGCGCTGTCCGGCCCGCTCTATCCCGATGGCCTGCCCATCTACCCCGAAAGCGAGTTGACCGATTTGATCGGCAAGCATGAGATCGATGAGGTCGTTTTCTCCTACTCCGACGTGTCGCACGAGTACGTCATGCACCTGGCGTCGCGCGTGCTGGCCGCCGGGGCCGGCTTCCGGCTGATGAACCCCCGTCAAACGATGCTGAAATCGACCCGGCCCATCGTGGCCGTGTGCGCCGTGCGCACCGGCAGCGGCAAGAGCCAGACCTCGCGCAAGGTGCTCGACATCCTGAAGGGCGAGCTGGGCTATCAGCGCGTGGTGGCCGTGCGCCATCCCATGCCCTACGGCGATCTGGCGGCCCAGGCCGTGCAGCGCTTTGCGTCTAACGCCGACATGGATCGCGCCCATTGCACCATCGAAGAGCGCGAGGAGTATGAGCCGTACATCGACCGCGGCGCGGTGATCTTCGCCGGGGTCGATTACGAGGCCATCCTGCGCCAGGCCGAGGCCGAAGCCGACGTCATCATCTGGGACGGCGGCAACAACGATTTGCCGTTCTTCCGGCCCGATTATCACATCGTCGTGGTTGACCCCCACCGGCCGGGCCACGAAGTGCGCTATCACCCCGGCGAGGCCAATCTGCGGATGGCCGACGCGGTGGTGATCAACAAAATCGACACGGCCGACGCCGCCGGGGTCAACACGGTCTTGGCCAACGTCCGCGCCGCCAACCCCACGGCGGCCATTGTGCGCGGCGCGTCCCCCCTCTTCGTCGATGACCCGGCGGCCATTAAGGGCAAGCGCGTCCTGGTCATCGAAGACGGCCCCACGCTGACCCACGGCGAGATGGCCTATGGGGCCGGGGTCGTGGCGGCGCAGCAATTCGGCGCGGCCGACATCGTTGATCCCCGCCCCTACGCCGTGCGCACCATCGCCGACACCTATCGCAAATACCCCACGACCGGGGCTGTGTTGCCGGCCATGGGTTATGGCCGGGAGCAGATGGCCGACCTGGAGGAGACGATCAACCGCACCCCGGTCGATATGGTGCTGATCGCCACGCCCATCGACCTGGGGCGGCTGGTGGACATCGACAAGCCCAACCAGCGCGTGCGCTACGAACTCCAGGAGATCGGCCGCCCAACGCTGACCGACCTCTTGCGTCAGAAGTTCGGCAAATAA
- the xerA gene encoding site-specific tyrosine recombinase/integron integrase, whose translation MEEQLLAFLSHLKQEYHYSENTVAAYRNDLNQFLDYVEGRAGANLTDWASVSEDDIEAYLTFMKHKAQPYASSTIARKVAAIKSFYNFLATQGLVDENPTLDVDSPKVKKRLPQTLTLEEVERLLDAPQSGHSAKNLRDVTLLNVLYETGMRVTEVVSIQLEDVALDRSALSSPTRQGDARDIPIEESTKALLDQYLAEGRPQLAKDNQERALFLNHRGEKLTRQGLWLIIKGYAKQAGLNTEVTPHTLRHSFAVHRLSKGSKLEDIQRLLGHANISTTQIYIQMEASDHEHAATSAVV comes from the coding sequence ATGGAAGAGCAATTGCTTGCCTTCTTGTCGCACCTGAAGCAGGAATACCATTACTCAGAAAATACCGTTGCCGCCTATCGAAATGACCTCAACCAGTTTCTGGACTACGTAGAGGGACGCGCCGGCGCCAACCTGACCGATTGGGCGTCGGTATCCGAAGACGACATCGAGGCGTATTTGACCTTTATGAAGCATAAGGCCCAACCTTATGCTTCTTCGACCATCGCCCGCAAGGTGGCGGCGATCAAATCCTTCTATAATTTCCTGGCGACACAAGGCCTTGTCGATGAGAACCCGACGCTCGACGTCGATTCCCCCAAAGTGAAAAAGCGCCTACCACAGACGTTGACCCTGGAAGAAGTTGAACGCTTGCTCGACGCCCCCCAGAGCGGTCACTCGGCCAAAAACCTGCGTGACGTGACCCTGCTCAACGTGCTATACGAAACCGGGATGCGGGTGACGGAAGTGGTGTCGATTCAACTGGAGGACGTGGCCCTCGACCGCTCCGCCCTTTCCTCACCCACCCGCCAGGGCGACGCCCGCGACATCCCGATTGAGGAATCCACCAAAGCCCTCCTGGACCAATACCTGGCCGAAGGACGGCCGCAACTGGCCAAGGATAATCAGGAGCGCGCCCTTTTCCTGAACCATCGGGGAGAAAAATTGACCCGCCAGGGTTTATGGTTGATCATTAAGGGGTATGCCAAGCAGGCCGGGCTGAATACCGAGGTGACACCACACACCCTGCGCCACAGCTTCGCCGTTCATCGCCTGAGCAAAGGCTCCAAACTGGAAGATATTCAGCGCCTGCTGGGACATGCCAATATTTCAACTACCCAGATTTATATCCAGATGGAAGCGTCCGACCACGAACACGCAGCTACATCGGCCGTTGTCTGA
- a CDS encoding purine-nucleoside phosphorylase: MPSVEISAAADFIRQRTQRRPKIGLILGSGLNPLAEAIESPDVIPTGDIPHWPISTVQGHAGRLVIGELEGQAVLVLQGRIHFYEGYPMAVVTLPVRVMIALGIEMLIVTNAAGGLNPSFAPGDLMLIRDHLNFPGMAGNNPLFGPNDEATGPRFPDMTQAYDPALRDVARRAAAAAGLTLREGVYAYVAGPSFETPAELRFLQIAGGDAVGMSTAPEVVVAHHAGVRVLGISTIANLALPDPPPGLTVNHEEVLATGQLAVPRLILLVRGILQQLSATS, translated from the coding sequence ATGCCATCTGTCGAGATTAGCGCCGCCGCCGATTTCATTCGCCAACGGACACAACGCCGGCCAAAGATCGGCCTGATCCTTGGCTCCGGGCTGAACCCGTTGGCCGAGGCCATCGAATCGCCCGACGTCATCCCCACCGGCGACATCCCCCACTGGCCCATCTCCACCGTTCAGGGCCACGCCGGGCGCCTGGTCATCGGCGAACTGGAAGGGCAGGCGGTGCTCGTGCTCCAGGGGCGTATTCACTTCTACGAAGGCTATCCGATGGCGGTCGTTACGCTGCCCGTGCGGGTGATGATCGCCCTGGGCATCGAGATGCTCATCGTGACCAACGCCGCCGGGGGATTGAACCCATCCTTCGCGCCGGGCGATCTGATGCTCATCCGCGACCACCTCAACTTTCCGGGCATGGCCGGCAACAATCCCTTATTTGGGCCAAACGACGAGGCTACTGGCCCCCGCTTCCCCGATATGACCCAGGCCTATGACCCGGCGCTGCGCGACGTAGCGCGCCGGGCGGCGGCCGCGGCGGGGCTGACGCTGCGCGAGGGGGTCTACGCCTACGTCGCCGGCCCCAGCTTCGAGACGCCGGCCGAGCTGCGCTTCCTGCAAATTGCCGGCGGCGACGCGGTGGGCATGTCCACCGCGCCGGAAGTCGTCGTGGCCCACCATGCCGGGGTGCGCGTGCTGGGCATCTCCACCATCGCCAACCTGGCCCTGCCCGACCCGCCGCCCGGTCTGACGGTGAACCATGAAGAGGTGCTGGCCACGGGCCAACTGGCCGTGCCGCGCCTCATCCTTCTGGTGCGGGGCATCCTGCAACAACTGAGCGCGACGAGCTAG
- the rsmD gene encoding 16S rRNA (guanine(966)-N(2))-methyltransferase RsmD — translation MAARVISGKAKGRKLKLVPGDTTRPIMDRVKENLFNILGDVGDTRWLDLFAGTGQVGIEALSRGAAEVVFVDKARAAIQTIRDNLAHTRLEDGAKVVAGDALAYLRAAPGPPFDVVYIAPPQYMEIWIEPLRLIDAAIDRYLTAGGLVIVQIDPREYKPVELANLTLSDERRYGNTMLCFYQAGS, via the coding sequence ATGGCGGCGCGGGTGATTAGCGGCAAGGCCAAGGGGCGGAAACTGAAGCTCGTGCCGGGCGACACGACCCGGCCGATCATGGATCGCGTCAAGGAGAACCTGTTCAACATCCTGGGCGACGTGGGCGACACACGCTGGCTCGACCTGTTCGCCGGGACGGGGCAGGTGGGCATCGAGGCGCTCAGCCGGGGGGCGGCCGAGGTGGTGTTCGTCGACAAGGCCCGCGCCGCCATCCAGACCATTCGCGACAACCTGGCCCACACCCGGCTGGAGGACGGCGCAAAGGTCGTGGCGGGCGACGCGCTGGCCTATCTGCGCGCCGCGCCGGGGCCGCCGTTCGACGTGGTCTACATCGCCCCGCCGCAATACATGGAGATCTGGATCGAGCCGCTGCGCCTTATCGACGCGGCCATCGACCGCTATCTGACCGCCGGTGGATTGGTCATCGTCCAGATCGACCCACGAGAGTACAAGCCGGTCGAGTTAGCGAACCTGACCCTCAGCGATGAGCGGCGCTATGGCAATACGATGCTGTGCTTCTATCAGGCCGGCAGCTAA
- a CDS encoding 6-pyruvoyl-tetrahydropterin synthase-related protein — MKRIWRAVDPGYFVVLLICLLAVWPLLSRAGLAEGTDAELHIFRLHELSLLIRGGEFYPRWAPNFYHGYGYPIFNYYAPLTYYLALPLELLPRVDAVLASKAVLVGGMFLAGLGLYGYTRDNWGRRAGYVAAALYVYSPYIHYIDPFIRGALPEAFSFAMFPLALWALDRLRRRPSPASWLAAVGLVAAVILSHNLMGLFFYGLLAAWVGWQGILIWWTTRGAPQPGRFSPVVRPAVALGLGLGLAAFFWLPVILERDAVTLTTLIGAGDHYDFRTHFLSLGELLAFSRRPDWGATQSPFLFNLGVAQWLGGLLGVAMLLLGRTRQRGQLIFFAIAALITLLLMLPIATPIWEALPFLPYFQFPWRLLGAAAALLAILGAAGVEALTRRPATPSPDTFLQSRAVWVYAAAVALPMLLALPLSQPAEWPPFGEVNTLRMSLIENSGRWLGTTSTADYVPATVIMLPQRRGEVIGSIAEGLPPDRVNREAMPDGAVVTAETVRPLLTRYHVSAPKQFRLRLYQFDFPGWQVTIDGQPAVTELAEPEGFIIVLVPPGEHVVEVRFGSTPPRTAGWLIAAASAVAALAVAWRIRQTKPVAHAAPTTPSPVSLRADWPVIAVSGGLTALALLLQPLGLFHYSSQDGRLDLPAVNHYVNFGDQIALLGYNTATETAAPGDTIELTLYWQALRELEIEYQVFVHVLDSDGELVAQSDKLNPGDFPTRRWPLDRYVPDAHSLALPADLPPGDYTVATGLWVQSEGWRLPVFDAAGQTIGDRADLFTLRIE; from the coding sequence ATGAAGCGCATTTGGCGGGCCGTCGATCCCGGTTATTTCGTCGTTCTGCTCATCTGCCTGTTGGCCGTGTGGCCGCTGCTGAGCCGTGCCGGGCTGGCCGAAGGGACGGACGCCGAACTCCACATCTTTCGCCTGCATGAGTTGAGCCTGCTCATTCGCGGCGGCGAGTTCTATCCGCGCTGGGCGCCCAACTTCTACCACGGCTACGGCTACCCGATCTTCAACTATTACGCGCCGCTGACCTACTATCTGGCGCTGCCGCTGGAGCTGTTGCCCCGCGTGGACGCGGTGCTGGCGAGCAAGGCCGTGCTGGTGGGCGGCATGTTCCTGGCCGGGTTGGGGCTATACGGCTACACGCGCGACAATTGGGGGCGGCGGGCCGGCTATGTGGCCGCGGCGCTCTACGTCTACTCGCCCTACATCCACTACATCGACCCGTTTATCCGCGGCGCGCTGCCGGAGGCGTTCAGCTTCGCCATGTTCCCGCTGGCCCTGTGGGCGCTCGATCGGCTGCGGCGGCGGCCGTCGCCCGCTTCGTGGCTGGCCGCCGTGGGGCTGGTGGCCGCGGTCATCCTGAGCCATAACCTGATGGGCTTGTTCTTCTACGGCTTGCTGGCGGCCTGGGTAGGTTGGCAGGGTATCCTCATCTGGTGGACGACACGCGGCGCCCCGCAACCCGGCCGATTTTCACCCGTCGTTCGTCCGGCGGTGGCGCTGGGTCTCGGCCTGGGGCTGGCGGCCTTCTTCTGGCTGCCGGTCATCCTGGAGCGCGACGCTGTGACGCTGACCACGCTCATCGGGGCGGGCGACCACTACGACTTTCGCACCCACTTCCTGAGCCTGGGCGAACTATTGGCCTTCTCGCGGCGGCCCGACTGGGGGGCCACGCAATCCCCCTTCCTGTTCAATCTGGGCGTGGCCCAATGGCTGGGCGGCCTGCTGGGTGTCGCCATGCTGCTTCTGGGCCGGACGCGGCAACGCGGCCAACTTATCTTCTTCGCCATCGCCGCGCTGATCACGCTCTTGCTGATGCTGCCCATCGCCACCCCGATCTGGGAGGCGCTGCCGTTCCTGCCCTATTTTCAATTCCCGTGGCGCTTGCTGGGCGCGGCGGCGGCGCTGCTGGCGATCCTGGGCGCGGCCGGGGTCGAGGCGCTGACCCGCCGGCCGGCAACGCCATCGCCCGACACCTTTCTCCAATCCCGCGCCGTTTGGGTCTATGCTGCGGCCGTGGCCCTGCCCATGCTATTGGCCTTGCCGCTCAGCCAGCCCGCCGAGTGGCCGCCGTTCGGCGAGGTCAACACGCTGCGCATGTCGCTCATCGAGAACAGCGGCCGGTGGCTGGGCACGACTTCGACCGCCGACTACGTGCCGGCCACGGTCATCATGCTGCCCCAGCGGCGCGGCGAGGTCATCGGCTCCATCGCCGAAGGCCTGCCGCCCGACCGCGTGAACCGCGAGGCCATGCCCGATGGCGCGGTCGTCACGGCCGAGACGGTGCGCCCGCTGCTGACCCGCTACCACGTCAGCGCCCCCAAGCAGTTTCGCTTGCGCCTCTACCAGTTCGATTTCCCCGGCTGGCAGGTGACCATCGACGGCCAACCGGCCGTGACCGAGCTGGCCGAGCCGGAGGGGTTCATCATCGTCCTCGTACCGCCGGGCGAGCACGTGGTCGAGGTGCGCTTTGGTTCCACGCCGCCGCGCACCGCCGGCTGGCTTATCGCCGCCGCCAGTGCCGTGGCCGCCCTGGCCGTCGCGTGGCGCATCAGGCAAACTAAGCCTGTCGCCCACGCCGCACCCACTACGCCCTCACCCGTTTCGTTGCGGGCCGATTGGCCGGTCATCGCCGTCAGCGGCGGCCTGACGGCGCTAGCGTTGCTCTTGCAGCCCTTGGGCCTTTTTCATTATTCGTCACAGGACGGACGGCTTGATTTACCGGCTGTGAATCATTATGTAAACTTTGGCGATCAGATCGCCCTATTGGGCTACAATACGGCAACCGAGACGGCCGCGCCGGGCGACACAATTGAGCTGACCCTCTACTGGCAGGCGCTGCGTGAGTTGGAGATCGAGTATCAGGTCTTCGTCCACGTGCTGGATAGCGACGGTGAACTGGTGGCCCAATCCGACAAGCTCAATCCCGGCGATTTTCCCACGCGCCGCTGGCCGCTGGACAGATACGTGCCCGACGCGCATTCACTGGCGCTGCCGGCCGACCTGCCGCCGGGCGACTACACCGTCGCCACAGGCCTGTGGGTGCAGAGCGAGGGCTGGCGCTTGCCGGTGTTCGATGCGGCCGGGCAGACGATAGGCGACAGGGCCGACTTGTTCACGTTGAGGATTGAATAA
- the sucD gene encoding succinate--CoA ligase subunit alpha, which produces MSILVDKNTRLLVQGITGREGTFHTNQMIAFGTNVVGGVVPGKGGQSFDGDKGPVPIFDSVREAAEATGANASIIFVPAKFAPDAMYEAADAGLPLVVCLTEHIPVLDMIAVRNYLDQRRTRLIGPNCPGLITPGEAKLGIIPGSIVTPGSVGLVSRSGTLTYEVVFALTQRGIGQSTCVGIGGDPIKGMDFIDVLRLFEDDPNTSEVIMIGEIGGNAEEQAAAFIAEHMSKRVTAFIAGSTAPPGRRMGHAGAIVEGKSGTAAGKIAALEAAGVRVADNPDRIVDMIN; this is translated from the coding sequence ATGAGCATTCTCGTCGACAAGAACACACGTCTACTCGTCCAGGGTATCACCGGCCGCGAGGGCACATTCCACACCAACCAGATGATCGCCTTCGGCACCAACGTCGTCGGCGGCGTTGTGCCGGGCAAGGGCGGCCAGAGCTTTGACGGCGACAAAGGCCCCGTGCCCATCTTCGACTCGGTGCGCGAGGCGGCCGAAGCCACCGGGGCCAACGCCTCCATCATCTTCGTGCCGGCCAAATTCGCGCCCGATGCGATGTATGAGGCCGCCGACGCCGGGCTGCCGCTGGTCGTCTGCCTGACCGAGCACATCCCGGTGCTGGACATGATCGCCGTCCGCAACTATCTGGATCAGCGCCGGACGCGGCTCATCGGGCCGAACTGCCCCGGCCTCATCACCCCCGGCGAGGCCAAGCTGGGCATCATCCCCGGCTCCATCGTCACGCCGGGCAGCGTCGGGCTGGTTTCGCGTAGCGGCACGTTGACCTATGAGGTCGTCTTCGCCCTGACCCAACGCGGCATCGGCCAATCGACCTGTGTCGGCATCGGCGGCGACCCGATCAAGGGCATGGACTTCATCGACGTGTTGCGCCTGTTCGAGGACGATCCCAACACGTCGGAGGTGATTATGATCGGCGAGATCGGCGGCAACGCCGAGGAGCAGGCCGCGGCCTTCATCGCCGAGCACATGAGCAAGCGGGTGACGGCCTTCATCGCCGGCAGCACCGCGCCGCCCGGCCGCCGCATGGGCCACGCCGGGGCCATCGTCGAGGGCAAGAGCGGCACGGCCGCCGGCAAAATCGCCGCGCTGGAAGCCGCCGGCGTCCGCGTGGCCGATAATCCCGACCGCATCGTCGATATGATCAATTAG